A part of Petroclostridium xylanilyticum genomic DNA contains:
- the rfbA gene encoding glucose-1-phosphate thymidylyltransferase RfbA, with protein MKGIILAGGTGTRLYPITMVTSKQLLPVYDKPMIYYPLSTLMLAGIRDILIISTPVDLPNFKRLLGNGSQFGINLSYAVQPSPDGLAQAFIIGEDFIQDEACAMILGDNIFYGNGLKQILLEAAMNRGKATVFGYYVEDPERFGVVEINKEGKVISIEEKPHNPKSNYAVTGLYFYDNRVIQYAKSLRPSDRGELEITDLNRLYLEQGDLDVKLLGRGFAWLDTGTMDAFIDAAEFVRMIERRQGIKISAPEEIAYNQGWITCEQLLESAQKYGKSPYGQHLIRVAEGKIMY; from the coding sequence ATGAAAGGAATAATACTTGCGGGGGGGACAGGAACCAGACTATACCCAATTACAATGGTAACTAGCAAACAGCTTTTGCCGGTATATGATAAGCCAATGATTTATTATCCACTCTCAACTCTTATGTTGGCAGGTATTAGAGATATTCTTATAATATCTACACCCGTAGATTTGCCAAACTTTAAAAGACTTCTAGGTAATGGCAGTCAGTTTGGAATAAATTTATCATATGCGGTACAACCATCTCCTGACGGGCTCGCGCAAGCTTTTATTATAGGTGAAGATTTCATTCAAGATGAAGCGTGTGCGATGATCCTTGGAGATAATATTTTTTATGGAAATGGCCTGAAACAAATACTATTAGAAGCCGCAATGAACAGAGGGAAAGCTACAGTGTTTGGATACTATGTAGAAGATCCTGAACGATTTGGGGTAGTCGAGATTAATAAAGAAGGGAAAGTTATTTCTATTGAAGAAAAACCGCACAATCCAAAATCTAATTATGCCGTAACAGGACTATACTTTTATGATAACAGAGTTATTCAGTATGCAAAGTCTCTAAGACCTAGTGATAGAGGAGAACTTGAAATTACAGATTTAAATAGACTATATCTTGAACAAGGAGATTTAGATGTTAAGTTACTAGGGAGAGGTTTTGCATGGCTGGATACAGGCACTATGGATGCCTTTATAGATGCAGCTGAGTTCGTAAGAATGATTGAAAGAAGACAGGGTATAAAGATATCTGCTCCAGAAGAAATAGCATACAATCAAGGGTGGATAACATGTGAACAGCTTCTTGAATCCGCTCAAAAGTATGGAAAATCTCCCTATGGTCAGCATC
- a CDS encoding molybdenum cofactor synthesis domain-containing protein: protein MNKYNNSAIHEGKVVSVNISEKKGTVKIPVQEIFLTEKGVQNDAHTSIGDVQVSMLRYETINLFSVKHNKILKPGDFAENITIEGFDQISVNLLDHFIIDETEMEVTRIGKKCNGKECSIYQTTGDCIMPREGIFLRVIKQGAIQPGNIVKHIPRVFNFKVITLSNRAYAGEYHDTSGYEIQRILKEHFGGINRQIYIDYRLIPDNAEWLKQEIEETVKMGYDVILTTGGTGVGPGDITYDVVSSLCDKIIPGIMEFIRMKYGQTNSHALLSRSIAGIIKDILIYTLPGSQKAVKEYMDELLRTMEHLIYVMNGLSH from the coding sequence ATGAATAAGTATAATAATTCTGCAATCCATGAAGGAAAGGTTGTATCAGTAAATATTTCTGAAAAAAAGGGCACTGTCAAAATACCTGTACAAGAAATATTCCTAACAGAAAAGGGAGTTCAAAATGATGCCCATACCAGCATAGGTGATGTTCAAGTCAGTATGTTGAGGTATGAAACTATTAATTTGTTTTCTGTAAAACATAATAAAATATTAAAACCCGGTGATTTTGCTGAAAACATAACGATAGAAGGATTCGATCAAATCTCTGTTAATCTGCTGGATCATTTCATTATTGATGAAACTGAAATGGAAGTGACCAGGATAGGGAAAAAATGTAATGGCAAAGAATGTTCAATTTATCAAACAACTGGGGATTGTATTATGCCCAGAGAAGGTATATTCCTCAGGGTTATCAAACAAGGGGCGATACAACCTGGAAATATAGTTAAGCATATTCCCCGGGTTTTTAATTTCAAAGTTATTACTTTAAGTAATAGAGCTTATGCCGGAGAATATCATGATACCAGCGGTTATGAAATACAGCGTATATTAAAGGAGCATTTTGGTGGAATAAATCGGCAAATATACATTGATTATAGACTTATCCCGGATAATGCAGAATGGCTAAAACAGGAAATAGAGGAAACAGTTAAGATGGGTTATGATGTTATCTTAACAACTGGCGGCACTGGTGTTGGACCAGGGGATATAACCTATGATGTTGTCAGCAGTTTGTGTGATAAAATCATACCCGGTATAATGGAATTTATCCGAATGAAATATGGACAAACCAATTCACATGCGTTATTAAGCCGTTCTATCGCTGGTATTATTAAAGATATTTTGATTTATACGCTTCCGGGTAGTCAGAAAGCTGTTAAAGAATATATGGATGAATTGTTAAGGACAATGGAGCATCTTATCTATGTTATGAACGGACTAAGTCATTAA
- a CDS encoding 3-oxoacyl-ACP synthase III family protein produces MSKLNSNVKFGVGIKGMGYYVPDKVITNFDLMKDIETTDEWIREKIGIVERRRAKDTETLTDLAVEAGIRAINNANLKPEDIDLILLSRVVPDHINPPTSCRVQYRLGAVNSGAFDIDAGGCPGSIYSLSIGANFISSGSYKNILVICGDILSRSFLDYKDRNSCCFFGDGAAAVVLSRVPLGKGIQTFYLKTDGSKYDKIMVKAGGIETPLTVENINNRDLRYLRMDNKATWEFATSVFPESIRYVTEEAGYKLSDIDLLLSHQANINIIKTSMKVLGIDMSKTYTTIEKYGNTVGASLLITLCEAYEKGKISNDSKIALVSFGSGVGWGAMFMKWVGRDDFI; encoded by the coding sequence ATGAGTAAATTGAATTCAAATGTAAAATTTGGTGTAGGAATAAAGGGTATGGGTTATTATGTCCCTGACAAAGTGATAACAAATTTTGATTTGATGAAAGATATTGAAACTACCGATGAGTGGATCCGCGAAAAAATTGGGATCGTTGAAAGAAGAAGAGCAAAAGATACGGAAACTTTAACAGATTTAGCTGTAGAAGCTGGGATTAGAGCTATAAATAATGCAAATCTAAAGCCGGAGGATATAGATTTGATACTACTTTCAAGAGTAGTTCCAGATCATATAAATCCACCTACGTCTTGTAGAGTTCAATATAGATTAGGGGCTGTAAATTCAGGAGCTTTTGATATTGACGCAGGTGGTTGTCCGGGAAGTATATATTCGTTATCTATAGGTGCAAATTTTATTTCAAGTGGTAGTTATAAAAATATTTTAGTAATATGTGGAGATATACTCAGTAGATCATTTCTTGATTACAAAGACCGAAATTCATGTTGTTTTTTTGGTGATGGGGCGGCAGCTGTTGTTTTAAGTAGAGTTCCGTTAGGAAAAGGAATTCAAACATTTTATTTAAAAACAGATGGTTCTAAATATGATAAGATTATGGTTAAAGCCGGTGGGATTGAGACTCCTTTGACAGTTGAGAACATTAATAATAGAGACTTGAGATATTTAAGAATGGATAATAAAGCAACTTGGGAGTTTGCTACCAGTGTGTTTCCGGAAAGCATAAGATATGTGACAGAGGAAGCCGGATATAAATTATCAGATATTGATTTGTTATTATCTCATCAAGCAAATATCAACATTATTAAGACTTCAATGAAAGTATTAGGTATTGATATGTCAAAAACATACACTACCATTGAGAAATATGGCAATACAGTAGGGGCATCATTGTTAATAACATTGTGTGAAGCATATGAAAAAGGAAAAATATCAAATGATTCCAAAATAGCTCTTGTATCCTTTGGATCTGGAGTAGGATGGGGAGCTATGTTTATGAAATGGGTAGGTCGAGATGATTTTATTTAA
- a CDS encoding 3-hydroxyacyl-CoA dehydrogenase family protein, protein MKNQKIGIIGHGLMGKGIAHVFAVNKYEVFIFGRRVNFKDEIYDYLRHELKQNRISNEEMEQISRNIKCCNLVDDIKEIQNLDVIIETVSEDKNLKKNILSSMNLYLNDKTIVASNTSTISITELGSVINKPERFIGMHFFSPVPLMDMVEIVKGLRTNDLIIEKAVSLITDISKEAFIVTDSPGFVFNRMLVPMINEAATLYFEQYANKPEIIDEIMKKGLNLKFGPLKLADLIGIDVIYHSMKSIYDATLDPKYKPCIHMKNMVDAGFIGKKAKKGFYEYI, encoded by the coding sequence TTGAAAAATCAAAAGATAGGAATTATTGGACATGGCTTGATGGGAAAAGGAATTGCACATGTTTTTGCTGTAAATAAGTATGAAGTATTTATATTTGGGCGAAGAGTAAATTTTAAAGATGAGATTTATGATTACTTAAGACATGAATTAAAACAAAATAGAATTTCTAATGAGGAAATGGAACAAATTTCACGGAATATTAAATGTTGCAATTTGGTTGATGATATCAAAGAAATACAAAACTTGGATGTAATAATTGAAACGGTCTCTGAAGACAAGAATTTAAAGAAGAATATTCTCTCCAGTATGAATTTATATCTAAATGATAAAACAATAGTTGCATCCAATACATCTACTATATCCATAACAGAACTGGGCTCAGTTATTAATAAACCTGAAAGGTTTATAGGGATGCACTTTTTTTCACCAGTTCCCTTGATGGATATGGTTGAAATTGTAAAGGGGTTAAGAACGAACGATTTAATAATAGAAAAAGCTGTAAGTTTAATAACTGATATATCTAAAGAGGCTTTTATAGTAACGGATTCTCCCGGGTTTGTATTTAATAGAATGTTAGTACCGATGATCAATGAAGCAGCTACATTATATTTCGAACAATATGCAAACAAGCCAGAAATTATTGATGAAATCATGAAAAAAGGTTTAAATCTTAAATTTGGTCCATTAAAACTGGCAGACCTGATAGGAATTGACGTTATATATCACAGCATGAAGAGTATTTATGATGCCACATTAGACCCTAAATATAAACCATGTATTCATATGAAAAATATGGTTGATGCCGGATTTATTGGAAAGAAAGCCAAAAAAGGCTTTTATGAATATATATAG
- a CDS encoding 4'-phosphopantetheinyl transferase family protein produces MRDFYTYIEVIKQCLSDEETRKSQEIRNEETRRLFCLRKGITRIIHSSFLDINPYEIKYEYTDYGKPLISYSVNKAFHFNISHSKEYLFVGIAKNGDIGVDIEKINPKLNHFLLASSVFSPDELAIYSKYNKLNRIRSFYKAWVQKEAICKAIGVGLSLGFNNFSVNIDPSANDVEYSLSIDNLKYLIKIRVKFEKDYVFASALLTV; encoded by the coding sequence GTGAGGGATTTTTATACATATATAGAAGTTATCAAGCAGTGCCTTTCAGATGAAGAGACAAGAAAGAGTCAAGAAATAAGAAATGAAGAAACAAGACGTTTATTTTGCTTGCGTAAAGGTATTACACGAATTATTCATAGTAGTTTTTTAGATATAAATCCTTATGAAATAAAATATGAATATACTGATTATGGGAAACCGCTTATTTCTTATAGTGTGAATAAAGCTTTCCATTTTAATATTTCACATTCAAAAGAATATTTATTTGTCGGTATAGCTAAAAATGGAGATATCGGTGTTGATATAGAAAAAATAAATCCAAAGCTGAATCACTTCCTCTTAGCCAGCAGTGTTTTTTCACCAGATGAGCTGGCTATATATAGCAAGTATAATAAATTAAACCGGATACGATCCTTTTATAAAGCCTGGGTGCAAAAGGAAGCGATTTGTAAAGCCATAGGTGTGGGGCTTTCTCTTGGATTTAATAATTTTTCCGTTAATATTGATCCTAGTGCTAATGACGTGGAATATAGTTTGAGTATTGATAATTTAAAATACCTTATTAAAATAAGAGTAAAATTTGAGAAAGACTATGTTTTTGCATCAGCATTACTAACAGTCTAA
- a CDS encoding flavodoxin domain-containing protein: MIKDVIVYSTEGGTTKETAEKMKMAAKNKVDVFNIKDKPVINLNQYNRVFIGSGVYAGSLAPDVIKFIEKNTSILKSKKIIFFVHALGSESEYEKIVSRSVKNYIPSNRYEIFYLGGKVDVKKQNFFIRMMISILVKKLKLDPEHPNNIDEKKVEELMKCVSSTH, from the coding sequence ATGATCAAAGATGTTATTGTGTATAGTACAGAGGGCGGTACTACAAAAGAAACTGCAGAAAAAATGAAGATGGCAGCAAAAAATAAGGTTGATGTATTTAATATAAAGGATAAACCTGTTATAAATCTAAATCAATATAACAGAGTATTTATTGGGTCTGGAGTTTATGCAGGAAGTTTGGCACCTGATGTTATTAAATTTATAGAAAAAAATACGTCAATTTTAAAATCTAAAAAAATTATCTTTTTTGTTCATGCTTTAGGGTCTGAATCAGAGTACGAAAAAATTGTCAGTCGCAGCGTAAAGAATTATATTCCATCAAACAGGTATGAGATTTTTTATTTAGGTGGTAAAGTAGATGTAAAAAAACAGAACTTTTTTATCAGGATGATGATATCAATTCTTGTAAAGAAATTAAAACTGGACCCGGAGCATCCCAATAACATTGATGAAAAAAAAGTTGAAGAACTCATGAAATGTGTTTCTTCTACGCATTAA
- a CDS encoding glycosyltransferase, producing MKKVMFISFPAVGHVNVSINLCKELADKNVKLLYYTLEEHFHKFEGYNNIEVRKYPDNFAEYYSEKAKISGKIIQNLVALLHMLYSFTDMLMPFLIKEVEKEKPDLIMCDPLSIWGKIVARLYNIPLALLFTIFVGAGEKKIPPGAIKSMLLNMPTFIQSMMIKKRIDKKYGNLCDNPPDIMDHQGEFTIVTTSKEFHPNGHAIPDNVRFMGPTNTEHSILPKDNKLIFVSIGTVQSNNALWEACINATKDLGYKVAITLAGNKQNKINMKTIPDHVTIYDNLTPTEYKNMISKSVLFISHGGASSVTDSILGMTPLLVCPGSDETYEMGRLVKYHKCGSFYPYKKIRTDKLREEIIKVLNDDSTKSGLEKMRQFFLNSMGCKKVVEELVKEFNLI from the coding sequence TTGAAAAAGGTAATGTTTATTAGTTTCCCGGCTGTAGGACATGTAAATGTATCAATCAATTTATGTAAAGAACTGGCAGATAAGAATGTTAAATTACTTTATTATACACTTGAAGAACATTTTCATAAATTTGAAGGATATAACAATATTGAAGTACGTAAATATCCTGACAATTTTGCAGAATATTACAGCGAGAAAGCTAAAATTTCAGGTAAAATAATACAGAATCTAGTAGCTCTACTGCATATGCTGTATTCATTCACAGATATGCTGATGCCGTTTCTAATAAAAGAAGTCGAAAAAGAAAAACCGGATTTGATTATGTGTGACCCCTTAAGTATATGGGGAAAAATTGTTGCACGGTTGTACAATATTCCTTTAGCTCTCTTGTTTACTATATTTGTAGGTGCCGGAGAAAAGAAAATACCACCTGGAGCAATTAAATCTATGCTATTAAACATGCCAACCTTTATTCAAAGCATGATGATTAAAAAACGCATAGATAAGAAATATGGTAATTTATGTGATAACCCACCGGATATCATGGACCATCAAGGTGAATTTACCATAGTTACTACCTCTAAAGAGTTTCATCCTAATGGACATGCCATACCTGATAATGTAAGGTTTATGGGACCTACAAATACTGAACATAGTATTTTGCCAAAAGATAATAAACTTATATTTGTTAGTATAGGAACTGTTCAGTCTAACAATGCATTATGGGAGGCTTGTATAAATGCGACCAAAGATCTTGGCTATAAGGTGGCTATCACATTGGCCGGTAATAAACAGAATAAAATTAACATGAAAACTATTCCCGACCATGTAACAATATATGACAACTTGACTCCAACAGAGTATAAAAATATGATAAGTAAGTCTGTGTTATTTATCAGTCATGGTGGAGCCAGCAGCGTTACTGATTCTATCCTTGGCATGACTCCGCTGTTGGTTTGTCCTGGTAGTGATGAGACTTATGAGATGGGAAGACTTGTCAAATATCACAAATGTGGCAGCTTTTATCCCTATAAAAAAATTAGAACAGATAAATTACGAGAAGAAATTATCAAAGTGCTCAATGATGATAGTACAAAATCAGGCTTGGAGAAAATGAGACAGTTTTTTCTTAATTCAATGGGATGTAAAAAAGTTGTTGAAGAATTAGTTAAGGAATTTAATTTAATTTAA
- a CDS encoding beta-ketoacyl-[acyl-carrier-protein] synthase family protein — MNNENKTVITGMGMVTSLGVNLETTWQNLLAGRSGVKKISLFDASNHETQIAAEVSPEFEQLAEKIIPRRNRKQMTRTTRMSMVAADEAIKNSSINFDNYDRVRIAVIMGVITTSYNDMERNQSDSHIVVKSMPNAPSAWISLLYGLEGPNFNVSTACASSAYAIGLGHQMIKSGLADIVIAGGVDSSIEPEYIKGFNQIMAMSVRNDSPETACRPFTLSRDGFVMGEGAGVMVLESEKIARERNAVIYAELAGYAITSEAADITAPKENGGGMAKTMKMALADARVNYDEIDYINAHGTSTYLNDKYETMAIKECFGKRAKKIGVSSSKSMVGHTLGAAGAIEGIITVLSIYNKILTPTINYHDPDPELDLDYIPNQAREKDIRAALSNSFGFGGHNATLVFKKY; from the coding sequence ATGAATAATGAAAATAAAACTGTTATAACCGGGATGGGGATGGTCACCTCTCTTGGAGTGAATCTGGAAACAACCTGGCAAAATCTATTGGCAGGCCGCTCAGGTGTTAAGAAAATATCTTTATTTGATGCCAGCAATCATGAGACTCAGATTGCTGCGGAAGTTAGTCCGGAGTTTGAACAACTTGCTGAAAAAATAATACCGCGAAGAAATAGAAAACAAATGACAAGAACAACTAGAATGTCAATGGTTGCGGCTGATGAAGCAATTAAGAATAGCAGTATCAATTTTGATAATTATGATAGGGTGCGAATTGCCGTTATCATGGGGGTAATCACTACTTCATATAATGACATGGAACGAAACCAGTCCGATTCTCACATTGTTGTTAAATCAATGCCGAATGCGCCAAGCGCCTGGATTTCCCTTCTTTACGGTTTGGAAGGTCCCAATTTTAATGTTTCTACAGCCTGTGCTTCTTCTGCCTATGCCATTGGACTAGGTCATCAAATGATAAAATCCGGTCTTGCTGATATTGTTATTGCAGGTGGAGTTGATTCAAGTATTGAACCTGAATACATTAAAGGTTTTAACCAAATAATGGCCATGTCTGTAAGGAATGATTCACCGGAAACCGCATGCCGTCCTTTTACCCTATCACGTGATGGATTTGTAATGGGCGAAGGCGCCGGGGTAATGGTATTGGAATCAGAAAAAATAGCGCGTGAGAGAAATGCAGTTATATATGCTGAGCTTGCCGGGTATGCAATAACTAGCGAGGCGGCAGATATTACCGCTCCTAAGGAAAATGGGGGTGGAATGGCAAAAACCATGAAAATGGCGCTGGCAGATGCTAGGGTAAATTATGATGAAATTGATTATATCAATGCACATGGCACATCTACCTATTTAAATGACAAATATGAAACAATGGCCATCAAAGAATGCTTTGGTAAAAGAGCGAAAAAAATAGGCGTATCATCGTCAAAGTCAATGGTTGGGCATACACTTGGCGCTGCTGGAGCTATTGAAGGTATCATAACTGTATTAAGTATTTATAATAAGATACTTACACCAACAATTAATTATCATGATCCTGATCCGGAATTGGATCTTGACTACATTCCGAACCAGGCTAGGGAAAAGGATATTCGTGCAGCACTATCAAATTCCTTTGGCTTTGGAGGACATAATGCCACACTTGTTTTTAAAAAATATTAA